In Kiloniellales bacterium, the genomic window AGGCCGACGGCTCCATCGCCCTGCCTGAGGCCCTGGCCCCCTACCTGGGCGGCCGGGAGACGATCGGGGCCGGCCGCGATGCTTAGGGCGCCGCTGGACCTCACCGGGGCGCGAATCCTCCTCAGCAACGACGACGGCATCCATGCGCCGGGGCTCGAGGCGCTGGAGCGCGTCGCCCGCTCGCTCAGCGACGACGTCTGGGTGGTCGCGCCCGAGACCGAGCAGAGCGCGACCAGCCATTCCCTGACCCTGCGGCGGCCGCTGCGGATCCGCCACCTCGGGCCGCAGCGCTACACCATCGACGGCACGCCGACCGATTGCGTCCTGATCGCGGTCAAGAAGATCATGGCCGACCGGCCGCCGGACCTGGTGCTCTCGGGCATCAATCAGGGCGCCAACCTGGGGGAGGACGTGACCTATTCCGGCACGGTCGCGGCGGCCATGGAGGCGGCGCTGCTGGGCTATCCGGCGATCGCGCTCAGCCTGCTGCGGCGCGGCGACCACGAGTACCGCTGGGAGACCGCCGAGCGGCATGCCGCCTCGGTGCTGCGGCGCCTGACCAGCCTGTCCTGGCCGCGCGACGTGCTGATGAACGTCAACTTCCCCGACGTCCCGGCCGAAGAGGTGCGGGGCATCCGGGTCTGCCGCCAGGGCCGGCGCGATGTCGACAGCCAGGTGGTCGACGGCTCGGATCCGAGCGGCCGGCCCTACGTCTGGGTCGGCAACTACATGAGCGACGAGACCTCGCAGGTCGGCAGCGACCTCGCCGCCCTGGCCGAGGATGCGATCTCGGTCACGCCGCTGCACCTGGACCTGACCCACGGCGAAACCCTGGAGCGCCTGACGGGGGTCTTCGCATGACCCTGGCCGCCCGCAAGATCCGCCTGCTGATGGAGCTTCGCCGCAACGGCATCACCGACACCGCGGTGCTGCGGGCGATCGAGCAGATCCCGCGCGAGGCCTTCGTGCCAGCGCCCTTCCTCGACCAGGCCTACGAGAACCTGGCGCTGCCGATCGAGCGCGGCCAGACCCTGAGCCAGCCCCAGGTGGTCGCCCGCATGACTCAGGGCCTGACCGCCGCGGGCGCGGGCAAGGTGCTGGAGGTCGGGACCGGCTCGGGCTATCAGACGGCGGTCCTGTCGCGGCTCTGCCGCCGGGTCTACAGCGTCGAGCGCTATCGCGAGCTGAGCGGCGATGCCGAGCAGCGCTTCCGCGCGCTCAGGCTGCACAACATCGTGCCGAAGGTCGGCGACGGCTGGAACGGCTGGCCGGAGCAGGCGCCCTTTCCGCGGATCATCGTCACCGCCGCGCCGCCCGACGTGCCGGGAACCCTGGTCGACCAGCTGGCCGAGGGCGGCGTGCTGGTGATCCCGATCGGCCGCCGCAGCCGCCGGCAGGAACTGCTCCGCGTGACCAAAGAAAATGGTAAGGTGTCCGAGGAGACACTGGGATCGGTTCGCTTCGTACCACTGGTCTCGGGCGTTCCGGAAGAAGCGCCCAAGCCCGCGGGCCGGGTCCGCTACTCTGGACCTCCGGGCTGGTCTTTGGCATGAAGGCAGCAGAGGTCGTTATGCTGGCTCGACCGAAAGGCTTCATGACTCTGTGCTTGGCCGTGGCCGCCGCCGTGGCCCTGGCCGGTTGCGTGCGCACCACCAAGCCAGCCGGCAGCACCTACAAGCCCAGGCCGGCGCCGGGCGTCAATGCCTCCTACGGCGGCTCCGAGGTGGTGCCCCTGCCGCGGCGCAAGCCGCGTGTGACGGCCAGGGTCCTGCGGCAGATCAAACCGAAGATTCCGAAGTCGGTAGAGACGGTAAGCGCGGCCCGGCCGGCTAAACCCTCGCCGGCGGTCCGGCCCAACCCGGACCGCGGCCGAGTTGGCTCGGCCGGAATCTACTACGTCACCGTCAGGGACACTCTTTATAGCATCTCGCGGCGCTTTCACGTGCCCCTGCGCAGCTTGATCGACGCCAACGGCCTGGAGCCGCCCTACACCCTGCGGGTTGGCCAGAGGCTGACCCTGCCGAAGGCGCGGACCTACACCGTAGTCAAGGGAGACACGGTCTACGGGATCTCGCGCCGCCACGGCGTCGACATGAGCGAGCTGATGCGGCTGAACGGGATCAAGCCGCCCTATACGATCTCCGTCGGCCAGGCGCTGCGGGTGCCGGATCCGAGCGGCCGGCCGATCGTGGTGGCGACGGCAAGTCTGGCGTCGAACGGCAGCGCTGCGGCCGCGAAGCCGACCCGGCCGGCGGCGAGCGTGGCTTCGCCGGCACCGCAAGTGCCGGCCGCCGAGGCGGCGCCCCGGCCGGTGCCGGTCGCTGCCGGCACGGGGCCGGTGCCCAGGCCGCCGCCGCGCTCCGGCAGCAAGTTCCTCTGGCCGGTCCAGGGCAAGGTCGTCTCCGGCTTCGGCGCCCAGGGCAAGGGCTACCACAACGACGGCATCAATATCCTGGCGCCCCGGGGCGCGGAGGTGCGGGCCGCCGAAAACGGCGTCATCGCCTATGCCGGCAACGAGCTGCGGGGCTTCGGCAATCTCGTGCTGGTCAAGCACGACGGCGGCTGGACCACTGCCTACGCGCACACTGACCAGATCCTGGTGAGCCGCGGCCAGACCGTGAAGCGGGGCCAGATGATCGCCCGCGTCGGCTCCAGCGGCAACGTCGCACGGCCGCAGCTGCACTTCGAGATCCGCAAGGGCGCGCGCGCCGTGGATCCGACGCGCCTGCTCGGCCCTCAGGACGCGAAGCTCTAGGCTTGGCCGAGACCGGCCCGGCTCTCGAATCCGCGTCCTTCGACCGGCCCGAAACGACGGCAGTTCACGCCGAATAGCTGGCATTCTCGCTTTTATCGTCTCTTAAGCTTCACTGGCCATAGTCGCGCCGGTTGCAACTCCCGGGCGGCGTCTTCATCCCCCCGCGCGTCCGCAGGATTATCGCAAGGAACTCGTCATGGCCGTGACCTCGATGCCGACCCCGCCGAAGCCGAACGACGCAAGCGGACGGATGGGCCGCTGGTTCGCCCTCCTCATCGTCGGGCTCGGGCTCTCCGCCTGCGTTCAGATGCCGACGACCGTACGCCTCGACCCCGCGGCACAGCCGATGCGGGGCGCCAAGGTCCTGATCATGCAACCTGACGTGGAGGTCTCGGAGCTGACCGCCGGCGGTCTGCTGGAGCCCAACGCGGCCTGGACGGCGGCGGCCGAAGCCAACATCGACCGGGCCCTGGAGAGGGTGCTCGCCGACATGGGCGCCAATTGGGTCCACATCAACCGCAACGGCAAGCTGATCCGCAGCCCCAAGGTCTCCCAGCTGGTCAAGCTGCACCAGATCGTCGGAACGTCGATCCGCCTCTACGAATACGGCCGGGTCGCGCCGTTGCTGAGCAAGCAGGGCGCGTTCGACTGGACTCTGGGCAAAGACGCCGCCGAGCTGGGCAGGGCCTACAAGGCCGACTACGCGCTCTTCGTTCACTTCCGGGACAGCTTCTCCAGCGATGCCCGTATCGCCATGAACGTGGTGAGCACCATTTTGTTCGGGCAGGCGCAAGGCGGGCTGCAGAGCGGCTTTGCGTCGCTGGTCGACCTGCGCAGCGGCAAGATCATCTGGTTCAATGAATTCTGGCGGGAAACCGGAGACCTGCGCGAAGCGGAGGCCGCGGTCGACGCCTCGAAGGTCCTCCTCGCCGAGCTGCCCTTCTAGGAGCGGAGCGATGTCAGGGCTGCAGCGACACTTGGCGTCGGCCACCATCGGCCTGCTTCTGGCAGCCTGCTCGTCGGCCAGCAGCATCCAGGACATCCGCCCGGGCGAACGGCCGAACCTCGAGACCGACGAGGCCGGTCTCTGGATGCGCGTGGACCGGGCCGAACAGGACTTGCGCGACTCCGGCCAGGTCGTCGAGGACCCGGCCTTGCAGGCCTATCTGGAGGGGATCGTCTGCAGGCTGGCGCCCGACTACTGCCAGGACGTGCGGGTTTACATCGTCCGCAGCCCCGGCTTCAACGCCAGCATGGCGCCGAACGGGATGATGGTGGTCTGGACCGGCCTGTTGCTGCGCTGCCGGAACGAGGCTCAGCTCGCCCACGTCCTGGCGCACGAGCTCGCCCACTACGTCCAGCGGCACAGCCTGAAGCACTGGCGGGATCTGCGGGACACCTCCAGCGGCATGGCCTTCGTTCAGCTCGGCCTGGGCGCGATCGGCGACCTCGCAACGCTCGGCGCGCTGGGCGGGGTCATGTCCTACGCCCGAGAATACGAGCGCGAGGCCGACCGGATCGGGATGTCGATGATTCAGCGTGCCGGCTACAGCGGCGCCGAAGCCATGGGAGTCTGGGACTACCTGGTCCGCGAAAAAGAGGCCGCCGATGATGGCGACGGCTTTATCTTCTTTGCGAGCCATCCGCCCAGCGACGAACGGCGCGACACTCTGGCCGCGTTGGCGCAAGCGAAGCCCGGAAAAGGACGGGTCGGCAGCAAGCAATACCGAAGGCTGACGGCCGGCCATCGCGTGGCCTGGCTGCGCGACGAGCTGCAGCTGCGTGACTATCCGCGCATCGAAGCCCTGACGGCACACCTTCTGGAGACCGGGGCCGCCCCCGGCCCGGTGCACTTCCTGCGCGGCGAGGCCTATCGCCTGCGCGACGAAGAGGGTGACACCCGCAAGGCGCTGGCCGCCTATCACGCCGCCCTGAAGACCCGGCAGGCGCCCGCCGAGACCTTTCGCTCCCTGGGCCTGGTGCTCTGGTCCATGGGGGAGCCGGGGAAAGCCCAGAGCGCCTTCCGGCAGTACATCCGCCGGCGGCCGGAGGCCGATGACCGCGCGATGGTCGAAGACTACATCAATCAGCTCAACTGAGGTTGGTCATGAGAGCGAAGATCTCCTGTCTGGTTCTGCTTCTGGTTCTTGCGTCCTGCAGCCCCTACCGCTTGGTCGAGCCGAAGCAGCAGATCATCGGCGAGCGCTACAGCGTTACCACCCCGATCGCCTGGACCGGCGCCGCGATACAAGGCGGCGAGACCTGGACCATAAACGGGCCGGCGCTGGACGAGCTGAACTTCTTCGCCGGCATTGGCGAGGGGCGCAGCCTGGTCTCGCCGGACGCCGGCACCGGCATTCCGCCGGCGTTCAAATCGCGGATGCGGGCCAACGAGGTCATGGAGCTGGTCACCGACAGCCTGGCCTATCTCGGCTTCAAGCGGGCCAAGGGCAGCAAGCTCCGCCCGGCCAAGTTCGGCCAGCTTTCCGGCTTTCGCTTCGAGTTCGTCTTCACCTCGGAGGACGGGTTGAAGTACGCCGGCAAGGCCATCGGCGCGGTCCACCAGGGCGAGCTGCACCTGATCCTGTTCTCGGCGCCCTTCACCCACTACTTCCCGACCTACAACCAGACCGTCGAGCAGATCTTCACCTCGATCGACGTGGTGTCTTAGGGCCGTCAGCTCCCCGCCTCAAGGCAAGGATCTCCAGAGGGCCCAGGCCCGGTCGGCGGCCTGGAAGTCGGCCTGCAGCGACGCCCGGACCGAGGCGATGTCGGCCGGCGTGATCGGCGGTGTCGCGGCCCGGCCCATGCCCGCCGGGCCGCCGAGCGGCCCCGGTCTCACCCAGCCGGCGCTCTGGATCTCCGCCGCGGTGACCGTGGCGGTGCCCGCCCAGACCTGGTCGGCGGTGCCCACCGCCACGAAGGTGCCGGTGGTGCCGCCGAGGTCGCAGGTGTAGTGCCAATCCCGCGCGGCCCGGTCGTAGCGCGCGGTCTGCCAGTTCCAGGCGCCGACGGCGGTGAGGTGCGCGGCCAGGGAGCGGCCCGCACTGGTCGTGGCCTGATTGAAGTCCTGCAGGTGGATGCGCTCGAAGTTGAGGCGGAACAGGCCGACCGGCGCTCGCAGCGCGATCGCGTCCCGCGCGTCCCACATCGCCGCCGCCGCCGGCGCTTCCTGGCGCTCCAGCGCGCTCAGCCAGTGGTTGTCCCGCCGGGGCGCAGCGTCTTGGCGCAGCCAGACGGTGCCATCGAACCCGAGGTCGACCGCGTTGCCGTAGTTGTGGTTGCTTTCGCCCGGTCCGGCATAGGACTGCGGAGGCCGAATCCGCGCCTGCTCGGCGAAGCTCCGCCGGCCGCCGTTCGGGGTCGTGCTGAGCACCAGCCCATGGGCCCGATGCATGGCCTGCACGAGATCCGCGACTCGGGCGCGGAACGCTGGCCGCAGGTTGGGGTCGGTCCGGATCGCCTGCGCCGCCGCATTCGCATCCGCGGCCGGGCGGCCGAGGTAGACCACCCGCTGACCCGAAAGCACCCGAAGGTCGCGCCGGTCGGCCGGCAGCAGGCGCGCCAGGCTGGTTTGCGTGTGGCCGCCGGGCGTGACGACCAGCGGGGCGATGGGGACCGCATCGCCGCCGTGGTCGGCCTGAAAGGCGCCGATTGCCGCCTCGGTGATCGGGCCGTAGCCGCCGTCTATCCGGCCGCCGAGATAGGGTCGGCCCTGCGGACCGTCGACCAGTCGCAGCGCCGCCTGCACCAGGGCCACGTCGTGACGGGCGTTGGGCTGGCCCGGCCCGACCGCTTGCGCCAGTGTCTGCACCTCGAACTCCTCCGCTTGAAACCGGTCTCGGGGACGCGGGCACCGCGTCTATTCGGGGTTCGGCGCAAGCTCCGGGCCCGAGGGGCCCGGGCGCCACTCCAGGGTCTCAGAAGTGACGGCTCCATCCGGTGCCACGCGACGCAGCGCGATGCCGCCCTCGATTGGCGCCATGCTGAGGACCTCGGGGCCGGGCCCTTCGACGCCCTTCTTGACGGCGACGAGCCCGCCGCCGTCGACGGTGAGTACGACGTGGGCGCGCTTCACGTGATCGAAGCCGGCGGTCTGATGCACCAGGACCGCCGGCCCGCCGACGCCGGTATCGATGACCTCGACGGCGACCCCGATGCTGTTCTCCTCGCGCCCGATGGCCCAGGCGGTCAGGGCCCGGGCCTTCTCGCCCGGCAGGAGGTGACCGAAGCTCGGATCGGCGGGGATCGGCGCGATCTCACCGCTTGGGGCGCGGAACGGCAAGGGATCGGAGCGGAGCTGGCCGCCCTCGATCCAGGCCGTGATCGTGATATCGCAGCCCTGCGCATCACAGGAGACCTCGGGCCTGGGGTCGGTGAGCGCCGGGCCTTCGGTCCCGGCGCGCGTGGGCAGGCCAGGAAACAAGGCCGGTCCCAGGGCCAGAACGGCGAGGAGGGCGATAGCGGGTCGCCGGTGCGGCGCGAGGCTCATCCAGGACCCTCTCCAAGGAATGCCCGTGGTCATGTCCCCGGCCACAGGTTCGCTAAGGGGTGTTCCGGGGCGGCCTTTGCTGCCCCTCAACCTCGGCGCGCACGATAGGCTGTCCGGTCGCGGAGTTCAATCTTGGCGGCCTGGCCGCGGCCTCAGGTCAGGGGCTTGCCCAGGCGGCCGGCGAGGTCCTGGATGTACTGCCAGGCGACCCGGCCCGAGCGGCTGCCGCGGGTCACCGCCCATTCCTTGGCCTCGGCGCGCAGCTGCTCGGCCGGCAGCTCCAGGCCGTAGTGGGCGGCATAGCCCTCGATCATCGCGAAGTAAGTGTCCTGGTCGCAGTTGTGGAAGCCGAGCCAGAGGCCGAAGCGGTCCGACAGGCTGACCTTCTCCTCGACCGCCTCGGACGGAGCGATCGCGGTCGAGCGCTCGTTCTCGATCATCTCCCGCGGCATGAGATGGCGCCGGTTCGAGGTCGCGTAGAACAGCACGTTCTCGGGCCGGCCCTCGATGCCGCCCTCGAGGACCGCCTTCAGGGACTTGTAGCTGGTATCCGCGCTGTCGAAGCTCAAGTCGTCGCAGAACAACAGGCAGCGCCGCTCGGCCTCGCGCAGGCGCTGCAGCAGGCGCGGCAGGCCGGGGATGTCCTCGCGGTGGATCTCGACCAGGGCCAGGGCCGGGTGGCCGCCCTCGGCCGCGCCGTCGTTGACCGCGGCGTGCACCGCCTTGACCAGTGAGCTCTTGCCCATGCCCCGGGCGCCCCAGAGCAGGGCGTTGTTGGCCGGCAGGCCGCGTGCAAAGCGGCGGGTGTTCTCGAGCAGGGTCGCCTGCTGGCGCTCGACGCCCTTCAGGAGGCCGATCTCGACCCGGTTGACCCGGGGCACCGGCTCCAGGTGGTCGCCCTCGGCGTGCCAGACGAAGGCGTCGGCGGTGTCCAGGGGGACCAGGGCCGGGGGCAGGGGCGCCAGCCGCTCGAGGGCGTCGGCGATCCGCCGCAGCAGCAGGGAAAGGTCCTTGGCCGGCGGCCTGCTCATCCGTCCTCTCCGGTCACGAAAGGCGCCCCGGAGCCCGCCCGCCGAGGCTGCCGAAGCCTATCGGCCGTCCGCCGGGGCGTCAACGCGGCCCCCGGCGATCCAGGCCGCTTCAAGAGCCCGTGAAGCCGGCGGCGAGGGGGTCGGAATCGTTGCAAAACCCGCTTGGAGAGCTATAGTCGCGCGCTGATTCCGACGAGGAGCCAAGTATGCTGATTTCCCCGGCTTACGCCCAAAGCGCGGCGGGACCTGACGCCTTCACGACCTTCGTGCCGCTGATCCTGATCGGCGTCGTCTTCTACTTCCTGCTGATCCGGCCGCAGCAGAAGCGGATCAAGGACCACCGGGCCATGGTCCAGGCGCTGCGCCGGGGCGACAAGGTGGTCACCGCCGGCGGGATCTTCGGCACCGTGACAAAGGTCGTCGACGACAACGAGCTGCAGGTCGAGATCGCCGAGAACGTCCGGATCCGGGTGGTCCGCTCGACGATCAGCGAAGTTCTGCGGAAGCCGGAGCCGGCGAACCGCAACGAGCAGACGGGCGATGGCGGCCAGGGCCAGGAGCCGGCCAAGAAGGGCGGCTTCAAGCTCTTCGGCGGCGGCAAGTCCCGCTGATTTCCCTGGAACCAGCTGGGGCGGGCCCCATTTCTCAGTCACAGCGCTCACGGATCGCGATATCCCCATGGTTCAAATCCCGAAATGGCAGGTGATCCTGGCGGCGGTCGTGGTGCTGCTGGGCTTGGCTTACGCTTCTCCCAACGCGGTTGAGCGCGATCTCACCCAGGACATCCCGAGCTGGCTGCCCAGCAAGAAGATCAACCTCGGGCTCGATCTGCGGGGCGGCTCCTACCTGCTGATGGAGGTGAAGCTCGAGGCGGCGCTGGCCGAGCGCCTGGACAACATCGCCGACGGCATCGCCTCGCCCCTGCGCCGGGCCAGGATCAAGTACAGCGCTGGCGTCCAGGACAACGAGATGTTCATCGACCTGCGCGATCCCGCCGATATGGAACGTGCCCGAGAGCTGATCCGCAACGATGTGCAGCTCTATCCGGTCTCCCAGGACGGTCCGCGGATCGTGATCGAGGTGCCCGAGGAGCGGCTCCGCGAGATCCGGACCAGCATCATGAGCCAGGTCATCGAGGTCATCGGGTTGCGCGTCAACGAGACCGGCCTGACCGAGGCCACGGTGCAGCGCCAGGGCGCCGACCGGATCCTGGTCCAGGTTCCCGGCGTCGAGGATCCGGACCGGATCAAGGAGATTCTGGGCAAGACCGCGCAGCTGACCTTCCACTTCGTCGATCCGACGGTCGACTTCAACGCGGTGCGGCCGCCGCCCGGACATGTCTTCATGCCTTCGGCAGAGGAAGAAAACGTCCGCTATGCCGTCCAGCGCCGGGCCATGGTGCGGGGCGAGAACCTGGACGATGCCCAGGCCACCTATGACCAGTACGGCCAGCCCGTGGTCTCCTTCCGCTTCGATTCCGTGGGCGCCAAGCGGTTCGGCAAGGCGACCCAGGACAACGTCGGCCGGATCTTCGCCATCGTGCTCGACGACAGGGTGATCAGCGCGCCCCGGATCCAGGAGCCGATCCTGGGCGGCAGCGGGCAGATCAGCGGCAACTTCTCGCTGCAGTCGGCGCAGGACCTGGCGCTGCTTCTGCGCGCCGGCGCCCTGCCGGCCGATGTGACCTATCTGGAGGAGCGCACGGTCGGCGCCAGCCTCGGCGAGGACTCCATTGCCGCCGGCGAGATCGCCTGCATCCTGGGCATGCTCTTCGTGATCATCTTCATGGCGATCTCCTACGGGAGCTTCGGCCTGATGGCCAATGTCGCGTTGCTCGCGAACCTGGTGATGATCGTCGCGGCGCTCTCGGTGCTCCAGGCGACTCTGACCCTGCCGGGCATCGCCGGGATCGTGCTCACCATCGGCATGGCGGTGGACGCCAACGTGCTGATCTTCGAGCGCATCCGCGAGGAGGAACGGGCCGGCCGCGGCCCGGTCACCGCCATCGACACCGGCTATCGCCGGGCGCTCACGACCATCATCGACGCCAACCTGACGACCCTGATCGCCGCCACCATCCTCTTCGTCTTCGGCACCGGCCCGATCAAGGGCTTCGCGGTGACCCTGGCGATCGGGCTGGTGACCTCGATGTTCACCGCGATCATGGTGACCCGCGTCTTCGTGGTCGGCTGGCTGCGCCGCACCAAGCCGAAGCTGCTGCCGATCTAGGGGCTGGAGAGCGAACATGGCACTGATCAAACGCCTTCCGACCGAGCCCAAGTTCAACTTTATCGGGCGCTATCGCCTGACCCTGGCCCTCTCCGCCGTGTTGGTCGTGATCTCGCTGGGGCTGTTCTTTACCGGCGGCCTGAACTACGGCGTCGATTTCCGCGGCGGCGTGATGCTCGAGGTGCGGACCAAGGACAAGGCCGACCTGGGGGCCTTGCGCAGCCAGCTCAGCGGGCTGGGCCTCGGCGAGGTGACCCTGCAGTCCCTGGACGAGGAGACGGACGTCCTGATCAACGTCCAGCGTCAGGAGGGCGGCGACGAGGCGCAGAACGCGGCCATCGCGATCATCAAGGATGCCCTGGCCGACACCGTCGTCGAGTACCGCCGCATCGAATTCGTCGGGCCGAAGGTCGGCGGCGAACTCAAGGAAGCGGCGCTGATCGCGACCATCCTCGCCCTGGGCGCCATCGCGCTCTATATCTGGTTCCGCTTCGAGTGGCAGTTCAGCCTAGCGGCGCTACTTGCCCTGACCCACGACGTGATCACCACGATCGGCTTCTTCGCCATCACCGGGCTGGAGTTCAACCTGGCCAGCGTGGCGGCGATCCTGACCATCGCCGGCTATTCGATCAACGACACCGTGGTGGTCTTCGACCGGGTCCGGGAGAGCCTGCGCAAGTACAAGAAGGTCCCGGTCGCCGAGGTCCTCAACATGGCGCTGAATGCCACCCTCTCGCGGACCCTGTTGACCTCGATCACCACCTTGCTTGCCCTGATCGCGCTCTCGGTCTTCGGCGGGCACGTGGTGCGCGGCTTCAGCCTGGCGCTGATCTGGGGCGTCGTGGTCGGCACCTATTCCTCGATCGGCGTGGCGACGCCCTTCCTCATGCTGATGAACCTGCGCCACAGCCAGGTCGCCAAGCCGGAGCCGGAAGGCACCGAGAGGGCAGCGGCGAGCTAGCAGGGCTGCGACCGAGGGCCCGATGGTCGAGGTCATAGAAGGCGGACCGAGGGATCGGCTTCTCGTCGAGGGCTACGGCAGCGGCGGATTCGAGGTCGGCGGCATCCGCCATAGCGGCTCCATCCTGATCCTTCAGGACCGGGTCCTGGACTGGCCCGTCAAGAGCGCCTCGGAGATCGACGAAGCCGCGCTGCAGCCGGTCCTGGATGCGGCAGGGGGCCTGGAGATCCTGCTGATCGGCAGCGGTGATCGCGTCGTGCTTCTGCCGACCGGCCTGCGGCAAGCCCTGCGCGACCGTGGCCTGGGCGTCGACGTCATGGCGACCGCGGCGGCCTGCCGCACCTTCAACATCCTGATGATGGAACAGCGTGCCGCGGCGGCCGCCCTGGTCGCGGTGGACTGACGGCGCCGGGGCTGAGCGGCATGGCCGAGAACGGGACCGAACCCAGGATTGCGATCGAGGAACCGGGGACCGAGGCCCTGGCCAGCCTCTTCGACAGACTGGGGCGCGAGAACCTCGAGACGTCTCCCTGGGACCGCCGGACCTTCACCGTGGCCCTTCGGGCGCCGGACGGCGCGCTGCTCGGGGGCGCCCATGCCATCCTCAACATGGGCCTGGTCGAGATCCGCGGGCTGTGGATCGAGCCAAGCTGCCGCGGGGCAGGTCACGGCCGGAGCGTCATGGCGGCCCTGGAGCGGGAGGCGCTTGACAGAGGGGTGACCCGGGCGGCGCTGGACACCTACGAATGGCAGGCCCGCGACTTCTACGAGAAGCTCGGCTACCGGATCTTCGGGACGCTCGGCTATCCGGCCGGTCCGCGGCGCTTCTACATGGAGAAGGACCTGACACCGCAGACCTGAGGCCGCTTGCGCCGCAAAGAAGAACGGGGCCCGAAGGCCCCGTCCCGCGGATCTTCTTGAGGGTCTCCTGCGATCAGGCGAAGCCGCCGTTCTGGGCGGCGACCATGCTGTAGAGCATGGGAATCGAAAGCAGGGTATTGGTGCGCGAGAACAGCATCGCGGTGCGCGCCGACTTGGCCTTGGTGTCGGCGTCGGCCTCGACGATGCCCAGGGCCCGCTTCTGGTTCGGCCAGATGATCATCCAGACGTTGAACCACATGATCGCGCCCAGCCACATGCCGATGCCGATCGCCGTGCTGGCTCCGCCGTCGGTGGTGCCCAGCAGGATGGCGTCGACGATGTAGCCGTTCATGGCGGCCAGGATCAGACCGGTCACGATGGTGGCCATGGCACCCCAGCGGAACCACCACAGGGCGGCCGGCGCGATCACCTTGCCGATCGCCGGCTTCTGCTCGTCCGGGATCTTGGGCATGTTGGGGATCTGGACGAAGTTGAAGTACCACAGCAGACCGATCCACATCACGCCGCTGAGCACGTGCAGCCAGCGGAACAGGAAGGCGAACCAGGCGTGGTCGAAGGACGGAAAGCTGACCGTCGCGCCGACCACGACGATGATCACCACCAGCAAGGCGATGCCCGCGAGCACCGTGTTCCGCAGATCGGAGAGAATTGCAGCCATTGGAACCCCCTAGCTTTGAGTCTTAGCCCAGGACAGCGCCCGCGTGACCTTGAGGCGCCATGGCAAAAGAGCTACGAACTGACAGGTCTCAGAGCCGATTCGGCCCTGCAACCTCGCCGGGGAAGGTAAGCGTTCCGCTTTGGCTTGCCAAGGGCATCGAAGCGGATAAGACCTTGCGATCCATGGAGAACAGGGATTTGGCATGGCGGCCGAGGCGGCGATCCGACCCAGCAGCGCGCTCGGGTATTGCGGCGAGGAGCTGCGCCGCTACGACCACGACCGCTATCTGGCCTGTCTCTTCGC contains:
- the surE gene encoding 5'/3'-nucleotidase SurE — protein: MLRAPLDLTGARILLSNDDGIHAPGLEALERVARSLSDDVWVVAPETEQSATSHSLTLRRPLRIRHLGPQRYTIDGTPTDCVLIAVKKIMADRPPDLVLSGINQGANLGEDVTYSGTVAAAMEAALLGYPAIALSLLRRGDHEYRWETAERHAASVLRRLTSLSWPRDVLMNVNFPDVPAEEVRGIRVCRQGRRDVDSQVVDGSDPSGRPYVWVGNYMSDETSQVGSDLAALAEDAISVTPLHLDLTHGETLERLTGVFA
- a CDS encoding protein-L-isoaspartate(D-aspartate) O-methyltransferase; amino-acid sequence: MTLAARKIRLLMELRRNGITDTAVLRAIEQIPREAFVPAPFLDQAYENLALPIERGQTLSQPQVVARMTQGLTAAGAGKVLEVGTGSGYQTAVLSRLCRRVYSVERYRELSGDAEQRFRALRLHNIVPKVGDGWNGWPEQAPFPRIIVTAAPPDVPGTLVDQLAEGGVLVIPIGRRSRRQELLRVTKENGKVSEETLGSVRFVPLVSGVPEEAPKPAGRVRYSGPPGWSLA
- a CDS encoding peptidoglycan DD-metalloendopeptidase family protein, which translates into the protein MTLCLAVAAAVALAGCVRTTKPAGSTYKPRPAPGVNASYGGSEVVPLPRRKPRVTARVLRQIKPKIPKSVETVSAARPAKPSPAVRPNPDRGRVGSAGIYYVTVRDTLYSISRRFHVPLRSLIDANGLEPPYTLRVGQRLTLPKARTYTVVKGDTVYGISRRHGVDMSELMRLNGIKPPYTISVGQALRVPDPSGRPIVVATASLASNGSAAAAKPTRPAASVASPAPQVPAAEAAPRPVPVAAGTGPVPRPPPRSGSKFLWPVQGKVVSGFGAQGKGYHNDGINILAPRGAEVRAAENGVIAYAGNELRGFGNLVLVKHDGGWTTAYAHTDQILVSRGQTVKRGQMIARVGSSGNVARPQLHFEIRKGARAVDPTRLLGPQDAKL
- a CDS encoding M48 family metallopeptidase, yielding MSGLQRHLASATIGLLLAACSSASSIQDIRPGERPNLETDEAGLWMRVDRAEQDLRDSGQVVEDPALQAYLEGIVCRLAPDYCQDVRVYIVRSPGFNASMAPNGMMVVWTGLLLRCRNEAQLAHVLAHELAHYVQRHSLKHWRDLRDTSSGMAFVQLGLGAIGDLATLGALGGVMSYAREYEREADRIGMSMIQRAGYSGAEAMGVWDYLVREKEAADDGDGFIFFASHPPSDERRDTLAALAQAKPGKGRVGSKQYRRLTAGHRVAWLRDELQLRDYPRIEALTAHLLETGAAPGPVHFLRGEAYRLRDEEGDTRKALAAYHAALKTRQAPAETFRSLGLVLWSMGEPGKAQSAFRQYIRRRPEADDRAMVEDYINQLN
- a CDS encoding M15 family metallopeptidase, which codes for MQTLAQAVGPGQPNARHDVALVQAALRLVDGPQGRPYLGGRIDGGYGPITEAAIGAFQADHGGDAVPIAPLVVTPGGHTQTSLARLLPADRRDLRVLSGQRVVYLGRPAADANAAAQAIRTDPNLRPAFRARVADLVQAMHRAHGLVLSTTPNGGRRSFAEQARIRPPQSYAGPGESNHNYGNAVDLGFDGTVWLRQDAAPRRDNHWLSALERQEAPAAAAMWDARDAIALRAPVGLFRLNFERIHLQDFNQATTSAGRSLAAHLTAVGAWNWQTARYDRAARDWHYTCDLGGTTGTFVAVGTADQVWAGTATVTAAEIQSAGWVRPGPLGGPAGMGRAATPPITPADIASVRASLQADFQAADRAWALWRSLP
- a CDS encoding ATP-binding protein; protein product: MSRPPAKDLSLLLRRIADALERLAPLPPALVPLDTADAFVWHAEGDHLEPVPRVNRVEIGLLKGVERQQATLLENTRRFARGLPANNALLWGARGMGKSSLVKAVHAAVNDGAAEGGHPALALVEIHREDIPGLPRLLQRLREAERRCLLFCDDLSFDSADTSYKSLKAVLEGGIEGRPENVLFYATSNRRHLMPREMIENERSTAIAPSEAVEEKVSLSDRFGLWLGFHNCDQDTYFAMIEGYAAHYGLELPAEQLRAEAKEWAVTRGSRSGRVAWQYIQDLAGRLGKPLT
- the yajC gene encoding preprotein translocase subunit YajC: MLISPAYAQSAAGPDAFTTFVPLILIGVVFYFLLIRPQQKRIKDHRAMVQALRRGDKVVTAGGIFGTVTKVVDDNELQVEIAENVRIRVVRSTISEVLRKPEPANRNEQTGDGGQGQEPAKKGGFKLFGGGKSR